A stretch of Aspergillus nidulans FGSC A4 chromosome VI DNA encodes these proteins:
- a CDS encoding glutamine--tRNA ligase (transcript_id=CADANIAT00009445), with translation MTEALAEATAKLVLDEETGEMVSKNELKKRTQKRAKKAAAAAAKANQAQKPATPKPKTEVKPAEETPLDPDAMFKQGFLANVFRERPMKPVLTRFPPEPNGYLHLGHCKAIAVNFGFARYHGGETILRFDDTNPEAEEEKYFTAIEDIIQWLGFKPARITHSSDHFQKLYEHAEKLIQLGKAYVCHCSDTEIKLQRGGENHGARYRCKDAEQDVETNLKKFRDMKDGKYEPQTAFLRMRQDIDNPNPQMWDLAAYRVLKKEHHKAPGWVIFPTYDFAHCLCDSFEGITHSLCTTEFVLSRESYEWLNSTLGVYEPMQREYGRLNVSGTIMSKRGLKKLVDGGYVRAWDDPRLYTVIALRRRGVPPEAILSFVNELGVTTANSVINIARFEQSIRTYLESRVPRLMLVLDPLPVVIEDFDTLSAEQLNLDIPFSPKDPAMGSHQVGFTKTVYIDRSDFREEDAKGYFRLAPGKSVGLWKAPYPIKATTFTKDADGKITEVRAVLDKDGGKPKTYIHWVPEGSRKLEVRIHDQLFKSDEPAAAEGGFLADINPNSETIYADAMIESGFDEVRRRAPWPEAAGETSEGTPRPETVRFQGMRVAYFAMDSDSTDSHVVLNRIVSLKQDTGKA, from the exons ATGACGGAAGCTCTTGCTGAGGCTACGGCCAAGCTGGTCCTCGACGAGGAGACCGGCGAGATGGTCTCCAAGaacgagctcaagaagcggactcagaaacgcgccaagaaggccgccgctgccgccgcgaAAGCAAACCAGGCCCAGAAGCCTGCGACGCCAAAGCCCAAAACTGAAGTGAAACCTGCGGAGGAAACCCCGCTGGACCCTGACGCCATGTTCAAGCAGGGCTTCCTCGCCAATGTCTTCCGCGAGCGCCCTATGAAGCCGGTCCTCACTCGATTCCCGCCCGAGCCGAACGGATATCTACACTTGGGACATTGCAAGGCTATTGCGGTAAACTTCGGTTTTGCGCGGTACCATGGAGGAGAGACG ATCCTTCGGTTTGACGACACAAATCCTGaagctgaggaggagaagtATTTTACGGCTATTGAGGACATCATTCAGTGGCTTG GATTCAAACCTGCTAGAATAACCCACTCGAGCGACCacttccagaagctctatGAGCACGCCGAGAAACTCATCCAGCTCGGAAAAGCCTACGTATGCCACTGCAGCGATACAGAAATCAAGCTGCAGCgcggcggcgagaaccaCGGTGCGCGTTATCGATGCAAGGACGCGGAGCAGGATGTCGAGACAAACCTCAAAAAGTTCAGGGACATGAAGGATGGCAAATACGAACCCCAGACGGCGTTCTTGAGGATGCGCCAGGACATTGACAACCCCAATCCTCAGATGTGG GATCTTGCCGCCTACCGAGTCCTGAAGAAGGAACACCACAAAGCGCCCGGCTGGGTTATCTTCCCAACATACGATTTTGCG CACTGTCTCTGCGATAGCTTCGAAGGAATCACCCACAGTCTGTGCACGACTGAGTTCGTCTTGTCACGGGAAAGTTATGAATGGCTTAACTCGACTCTTGGAGTCTACGAGCCCATGCAGCGCGAGTACGGCCGGTTAAACGTCAGTGGAACGATCATGAGCAAGCGAggcctgaagaagctggtcgaCGGGGGCTATGTTCGAGCATGGGACGACCCCCGTCTGTACACTGTTATTGCTCTCCGTCGACGCGGTGTCCCTCCGGAGGCTATCTTGTCGTTTGTTAACGAGCTCGGGGTGACTACCGCTAACTCTGTCATCAACATCGCTCGTTTCGAACAGTCTATCCGTACCTACCTCGAATCGCGTGTACCCCGTCTTATGCTCGTTCTTGACCCGCTCCCTGTTGTTATTGAAGACTTTGATACCCTCAGTGCAGAACAGCTCAACCTCGATATTCCTTTCTCGCCCAAAGACCCTGCGATGGGCTCACACCAGGTCGGCTTCACCAAAACGGTCTACATCGATCGTTCTGACTTccgagaggaagatgccaAGGGTTACTTCCGTCTTGCACCTGGCAAGAGTGTCGGTCTGTGGAAGGCCCCGTACCCGATCAAGGCGACCACCTTCACTAAGGATGCCGATGGAAAAATCACGGAAGTTCGTGCCGTCCTGGACAAGGATGGTGGAAAGCCAAAGACGTACATCCACTGGGTCCCTGAGGGATCGCGCAAGCTTGAAGTCCGCATCCACGACCAACTGTTCAAGTCCGACGAGCCTGCCGCTGCCGAGGGTGGCTTCCTCGCGGACATTAACCCGAACAGTGAGACCATCTACGCAGACGCCATGATTGAGTCAGGTTTCGACGAGGTGCGGCGCAGGGCACCGTGGCCTGAAGCCGCGGGTGAGACGAGCGAGGGAACTCCTCGACCAGAGACTGTTCGCTTCCAGGGCATGCGGGTGGCCTACTTTGCCATGGACTCGGACTCCACCGACAGCCACGTTGTGCTCAACCGGATTGTATCCCTGAAACAGGATACGGGCAAGGCGTAA
- a CDS encoding uncharacterized protein (transcript_id=CADANIAT00009453) yields MKSILPVILAVIGFAAHGYAVSCQNQGGSCHDGDRDCPAGTESVFWDTGCASAFWPWEEDDKCCV; encoded by the exons ATGAAGTCTATCCTTCCTGTTATTCTTGCTGTTATTGG CTTCGCGGCTCACG GCTACGCCGTCTCTTGCCAGAACCAAGGCGGATCCTGCCACGATGGAGACCGTGACTGCCCCGCCGGTACTGAGAGCGTCTTCTGGGACACCGGCTGTGCGAGCGCATTCTGGCCGtgggaggaagatgacaagTGCTGTGTTTAG
- a CDS encoding uncharacterized protein (transcript_id=CADANIAT00009447) produces MLVEFLVNSLKNIQHLLPCQPLESWSLTSGTSTGTNNGLEPQTCFCVDHSVKEQ; encoded by the exons ATGTTG GTAGAGTTCCTTGTCAATTCTCTGAAGAATATTCAGCATCTGCTCCCTTGTCAGCCTCTTGAAT CCTGGTCTTTGACATCTGGGACATCTACAGGGACCAACA ATGGTCTAGAGCCTCAAACATGCTTCTGCGTGGATCATTCTGTGAAAGAACAGTAA
- a CDS encoding uncharacterized protein (transcript_id=CADANIAT00009450) encodes MAQYFHGPDDVYTSAVDEEIVRELPVNPYACEYEYENGPVSARARTWENTATSTARHSRRQQETTRSTHIKRNWNHDRRRDHISNSDSVMTEKTMTGIRTTSNASPICTINHTPATRNVAYNRDLDSEDAGPESQAMQTYSNRQVSTTMNGVGEIKSHQEISTQQFGQDHLHENNSGLKLKLELNLDVEVELKAKIHGDLTLALLRFFVRSMIVLSRSTLNKVHERSGSIPERQEGDPWILEIVERIWPALDAVPYTLAACPPYRSPHAVSLDDERHLSQPSASPDPSASEAWARSRRPPKLRRRQPQDSGEPSLPPDNAMPLAQPARNNLSKQSPEGRDSHAHVNDAGLDDERDGHRHEHGRSSNSHSTAPSSELAPSSEAEDTSSLGVEPTPAHPRARNMQQQIILDRSQDGEGRESQRLMQINNLENPAGEMVRDTQTKTVKRVNGVKDGVIGSITRHDHERGLQERPGKTNDNEQLRLRLDLNLDLEVQLKAKIRGDLTLQLM; translated from the exons ATGGCTCAATATTTTCACGGTCCCGATGACGTCTACACCTCAGCCGTTGACGAGGAGATCGTCCGTGAGCTCCCAGTCAACCCATACGCCTGTGAATATGAATACGAAAACGGCCCGGTATCTGCACGTGCGCGAACATGGGAAAACACGGCCACATCCACAGCTAGGCATTCGCGCAGACAGCAGGAGACGACGCGTTCAACGCACATCAAGCGCAACTGGAACCACGACCGCAGGCGTGACCACATCAGCAACAGTGACAGTGTCATGACGGAAAAGACGATGACCGGAATCAGGACAACGTCGAACGCGAGCCCGATCTGCACCATCAACCACACCCCTGCCACGCGTAATGTCGCCTATAACAGGGATCTCGACAGCGAAGACGCAGGTCCGGAGTCGCAAGCAATGCAGACATACTCAAACCGCCAGGTCTCGACGACTATGAACGGCGTCGGTGAGATCAAGTCCCATCAAGAGATCTCAACACAGCAGTTCGGACAGGACCATCTCCATGAGAACAACTCagggctgaagctgaagcttgAGCTGAATCTGGATGTGGAGGTAGAGCTTAAGGCGAAGATTCACGGCGATTTGACGTTGGCCTTATT GCGTTTCTTTGTGCGTTCAATGATAGTGCTTTCAAGATCTACCTTGAATAAGGTGCACGAACGTAGTGGTTCCATCCCTGAGAGGCAAGAAGGGGATCCTTGGATACTGGAAATCGTGGAAAG GATATGGCCTGCACTAGATGCTGTACCCTATACACTGGCTGCCTGCCCTCCAT ACCGCAGTCCTCATGCCGTCTCACTAGACGACGAGCGCCATCTCAGTCAACCCAGTGCTAGTCCAGATCCCTCAGCTTCAGAGGCCTGGGCCCGAAGTCGCCGGCCCCCTAagctccgccgccgccagcccCAGGACTCTGGCGAGCCTTCACTTCCCCCGGACAATGCAATGCCGCTGGCGCAGCCAGCAAGGAACAACTTATCCAAACAAAGTCCTGAAGGGAGGGACTCGCATGCCCATGTCAACGACGCCGGGCTTGACGACGAACGCGACGGACACCGGCATGAACATGGACGCAGTTCAAACTCACATTCTACCGCTCCCTCATCTGAACTTGCTCCCTCCTCCGAAGCCGAAGACACAAGCTCCCTTGGGGTTGAGCCTACACCCGCTCACCCTCGCGCCCGTAATATGCAGCAACAGATCATCTTAGACAGGTCGCAGGACGGGGAAGGCAGGGAGTCGCAGCGACTAATGCAGATAAACAACCTCGAAAACCCGGCGGGCGAGATGGTGCGTGATACGCAGACGAAAACGGTGAAGAGGGTGAATGGGGTCAAGGACGGAGTGATCGGGTCCATTACGCGCCATGACCATGAAAGAGGGTTGCAGGAACGGCCCGGGAAGACGAACGATAATGAGCAGTTGAGGCTCCGGCTGGATCTGAATCTTGATCTGGAGGTGCAGCTCAAGGCAAAGATTCGTGGGGATTTGACCTTGCAGCTTATGTAg
- a CDS encoding uncharacterized protein (transcript_id=CADANIAT00009448), producing MATTTTTASATSTCAPKLYEIPTHDAACAMPNSNSSYADLMSSCCGTASVISYSNCDYYCLAQNQTVGELAECLIKGSRAGEVWCNTNASATATGTATVTTTSSTSENGSHNASETGETADPTETSAGAVKMVASFDAHVSGEQRDIDLNIDTIKLTTKYS from the exons ATGgcgaccaccaccaccaccgcgtcAGCAACCTCCACCTGCGCCCCCAAACTCTATGAAATTCCCACCCACGACGCCGCCTGCGCAATGCCAAACAGCAATTCCAGCTACGCCGACCTGATGAGTTCCTGCTGCGGCACTGCATCCGTCATCTCATACAGCAACTGCGACTACTACTGCCTCGCGCAGAACCAAACCGTTGGAGAATTGGCCGAATGTCTCATCAAAGGATCGAGGGCGGGCGAGGTTTGGTGCAACACGAACGCGAGTGCCACAGCTACAGGGACTGCGACTGTGACAACGACTTCGTCTACATCGGAGAATGGGAGTCACAACGCGAGTGAGACTGGGGAGACCGCAGATCCCACTGAGACTAGCGCGGGCGCTGTT AAAATGGTTGCATCGTTCGATGCACATGTCTCAGGGGAGCAGAGAGATATAGATCTAAACATCGACACCATTAAGCTCACAACCAAGTATTCATAA
- a CDS encoding DUF3659 domain-containing protein (transcript_id=CADANIAT00009451): MDDPTNEYQHEEWIEQGLLACGRKYFAILLLSVPVHTRAQGHQQHSLQIFTKQATIDLESQKQIHAHIQKHSASSREINASVPSGDRAATFPLEQFDEEVNVSASGGAVASTPVEVGKARETVRGLHSELDKETAADKIDVNDSYKYNEHGFMKVPGGKSDQRDSTQQFPRSLSSLHGLAVSEGGNVLDNDGRAVGKVVEGDPNDLVGQIVNGYGEILDEDGDLIGCVDPLNEGAASEGGRDYRVWGDDPSVYALGREEASLHIDMKKHYPTPVIVAETREASEKEMEADVELPLPASTENLIQAGQEGIDADDRLPDISSLDGLTCNTLGGIVTSNGITVGELIDGDAMRICIDDLYLDNQGQFKDGRGIVIGRARPLPSSQGQVRSDASVLEEAMPEPILDNEESGTHGAGSGELDDFFVGNDGVVYDSSGRAAERLAGRDRDKRDGLASRPLNVGSTTEKDDILGRTDSEELSLPRNDETGWFSFDIEIRDSEPEPEPDPRAKHARFDMQNLTHIIVDDNGYVVNNGHLVDKMCAIVRQTEDDVDPLCRQITLDIEEANLKPKNRLAAERLVEDIRALITTAGNILQDCNNTLRSLNPEGQIVSTMKSNSQPYTVPDAMKSEYRLASLLKDLARTVIDTITTGRHRLSEMSKEMPYAGRKINPLWTLLSNRLFDIIATVGLLHAGVLGMLSSLLNGPWLAKVLRRLLVAIGLDSVLGRLGAEGLLAALLDGEAWVYRLLEEMSANVGDLLKAFLNLFGLHGVLEWMRVGMVSEALELER; this comes from the exons ATGGATGATCCCACCAACGAGTACCAACACGAGGAATGGATCGAACAGGGACTTCTGGCTTGTGGACGCAAGTACTTTGCAATTCTGCTCCTCTCAGTCCCTGTGCATACTCGTGCTCAAGGACACCAGCAGCATTCACTACAAATTTTTACCAAGCAGGCAACCATCGATTTGGAGTCACAAAAGCAGATTCACGCTCATATTCAAA AGCATTCCGCCAGCTCGAGAGAGATAAATGCCTCTGTCCCGAGCGGTGACAGGGCAGCAACATTCCCGTTGGAGCAATTCGATGAAGAGGTCAACGTGAGCGCTAGTGGAGGTGCTGTTGCGTCCACGCCAGTGGAAGTGGGCAAGGCAAGGGAAACCGTCAGAGGACTCCACAGTGAACTGGACAAGGAAACAGCTGCAGATAAAATTGACGTCAACGACTCCTACAAATACAACGAACACGGATTTATGAAGGTGCCTGGTGGGAAATCAGATCAAAGGGATAGCACCCAGCAGTTCCCCCGGTCTCTATCGAGCCTGCACGGGCTCGCCGTCAGCGAAGGCGGAAACGTGCTGGATAACGACGGGCGTGCTGTCGGTAAAGTTGTCGAGGGCGACCCTAACGATTTGGTCGGGCAGATTGTGAACGGCTATGgggagattctggacgaggatgggGATCTTATTGGCTGTGTCGATCCTTTGAATGAGGGTGCTGCGAGCGAGGGAGGTAGAGACTATAGAGTCTGGGGCGATGATCCCAGTGTTTATGCCCTAGGAAGGGAGGAGGCTTCTCTACATATAGACATGAAGAAGCACTATCCAACCCCGGTGATAGTAGCAGAGACCCGTGAGGCGtccgagaaagagatggaggcggaTGTAGAGCTTCCCCTTCCAGCGTCGACTGAAAACCTCATTCAAGCTGGCCAGGAAGGTATAGACGCCGACGACCGGCTCCCTGATATCTCCTCCCTCGACGGCCTGACCTGCAACACCCTTGGCGGGATCGTCACTTCGAATGGCATTACCGTCGGGGAACTGATCGATGGCGATGCCATGAGAATCTGTATCGATGATCTCTACCTCGACAACCAAGGCCAGTTCAAGGACGGCAGGGGGATCGTCATTGGCAGGGCTAGGCCATTGCCGAGCAGCCAGGGTCAGGTGCGGAGTGACGCCAGCGTATTAGAAGAGGCGATGCCAGAACCCATCTTAGATAACGAAGAGTCGGGCACTCACGGTGCCGGCTCTGGAGAACTCGACGATTTCTTCGTGGGTAATGACGGGGTGGTATATGATTCTTCCGGCCGGGCTGCTGAGAGGTTGGCCGGCAGAGACCGCGACAAGCGCGACGGGCTCGCATCTCGTCCATTGAATGTGGGTTCAACGACAGAGAAAGACGATATACTAGGAAGGACAGATTCTGAGGAACTATCACTGCCTCGGAACGATGAGACTGGCTGGTTCAGCTTTGACATCGAGATTAGAGATTCTGAGCCAGAGCCCGAGCCAGACCCTCGCGCAAAACATGCACGGTTCGATATGCAGAATCTGACCCATATCATTGTCGATGACAACGGCTATGTCGTCAATAACGGACATTTGGTGGACAAGATGTGTGCCATTGTCCGGCAGACAGAGGATGATGTGGACCCTTTGTGTAGGCAAATCACTCTA GACAttgaagaagccaacctCAAACCAAAAAATCGTCTCGCAGCAGAGCGCCTCGTCGAGGATATCAGAGCCCTAATAACCACAGCCGGGAATATCCTGCAAGATTGCAACAATACCCTCCGCTCTCTCAACCCAGAGGGTCAGATTGTGTCGACAATGAAATCCAACAGTCAACCCTACACCGTCCCCGACGCCATGAAGAGCGAGTACCGACTCGCCAGcctcctcaaagacctcgcCCGGACTGTGATTGACACCATCACCACTGGCCGACACCGGCTGTCCGAAATGTCGAAGGAAATGCCCTATGCCGGTCGGAAGATCAATCCGCTATGGACACTTCTCTCAAACCGGCTCTTCGACATCATCGCTACTGTGGGCCTGCTGCATGCTGGTGTTCTTGGAATGCTTAGTAGTCTGCTCAATGGGCCATGGCTGGCAAAGGTCCTTCGGCGCTTGTTGGTAGCGATTGGGCTTGACAGCGTTCTTGGCCGGCTGGGTGCTGAAGGGCTGCTTGCGGCTCTGTTAGATGGCGAGGCGTGGGTCTACAGACTTCTTGAAGAGATGAGTGCAAATGTTGGGGACTTGCTGAAGGCGTTCTTGAATCTGTTTGGACTGCATGGGGTGCTGGAGTGGATGAGAGTGGGAATGGTTAGTGAGGCGTTGGAGCTAGAAAGATAG
- a CDS encoding uncharacterized protein (transcript_id=CADANIAT00009452) produces the protein MHWLNSLLGLRHTQLEWHSLVIKRHGLHNLVDKSRRQLQLRANSTICHPSMAKKLAAQRIWGYESRKYILGHSRRSLHRVSDTGFNASNHPLSLVQKRIRVGACNGHLRERQQQHLLTGLRRRDLFTWATSIPTILIPPAIFLGLLLSLWTWKCFWIVLFQDKLLYLSWLPPLSRSEKIEDYAREFRGVQWSETFIMSSDGTKLAVCEGRLPALFRRDRNVKENNKKRVRVVICYFQGNGGSTPLRLPLLSLVMKSIEESSSSSSFHASNRDEVGFEYEYIIAALSYRGYWKSSGRATQRGIEADAAAFLNWVYDAYRDEHDDLRVILWGHSLGAAVASSALARRLASTSSPGSPSATDTNIEIKSETPLTGAKEEKIAGLVLEASISSIKDMLVALYPQKWLPYRYLHPFSWNHWDVALNLEQLAQHKKPNHQQNQGQGSSPGNRHWSERVPPILLLSAENDEVIPPWVADQLEHRGRDFGLDIVRVNVKGAMHIEAPLKGDGRAALVEFIRRVVNRDKHLIGNRPVLRLYLYEVNGSTRPNGLDPSLRPKKVNYRAD, from the exons ATGCACTGGCTGAATAGTTTGTTAGGGCTACGGCATACACAGCTGGAATGGCATAGCTTAGTCATTAAACGGCACGGCCTGCACAATCTAGTGGACAAATCTCGACGTcaactccagctccgcgCCAACTCTACTATCTGCCATCCATCTATGGCTAAGAAATTGGCGGCCCAGCGCATCTGGGGCTATGAGTCGCGAAAATATATCTTGGGACATTCCAGAAGGTCACTGCACCGTGTCAGCGACACCGGTTTCAACGCCAGCAACCATCCTCTCTCCCTAGTCCAAAAAAGGATCCGCGTCGGTGCCTGTAATGGACATCTACGTgagcgccagcagcagcatctcctAACAGGCTTGAGACGCCGGGACTTATTCACCTGGGCCACTTCCATTCccaccatcctcatccccccGGCAATCTTCCTCGGCCTGCTTCTATCCCTTTGGACGTGGAAATGCTTCTGGATCGTTCTTTTCCAGGATAAACTACTCTACCTCTCTTGGCTCCCGCCCTTATCCCGCTCTGAGAAGATAGAGGACTACGCGCGTGAGTTTCGCGGGGTCCAGTGGTCTGAAACTTTCATCATGAGCTCGGACGGGACGAAGCTGGCTGTTTGTGAAGGGCGGTTACCAGCACTCTTtagaagagatagaaatgTAAAGGAGAATAACAAGAAAAGGGTCCGAGTGGTCATTTGCTATTTCCAGGGAAACGGTGGATCGACGCCGCTGCGCCTGCCGCTGCTTTCACTGGTTATGAAGTCGATAGAGgaatcctcttcctcttcatccttccatGCATCTAACCGCGACGAAGTCGGATTCGAGTACGAGTATATTATAGCAGCACTCTCCTACCGTGGGTACTGGAAATCCTCAGGACGTGCAACACAGCGCGGCATCGAAGCCGACGCCGCGGCGTTCCTCAACTGGGTGTATGATGCCTACCGAGACGAGCACGACGATCTCCGCGTCATCCTCTGGGGCCATAGTCTCGGCGCGGCGGTTGCGAGCTCAGCTCTCGCGAGGCGTCTCGCGTCTACAAGCTCACCGGGTTCTCCCTCTGCCACCGATACAAACATAGAAATAAAATCAGAAACACCCTTAACCGgtgccaaagaagaaaaaatagCAGGCCTAGTCCTCGAAGCATCTATCTCTAGTATTAAAGATATGCTTGTCGCCCTCTACCCGCAGAAATGGCTACCCTATCGGTATCTGCATCCGTTCTCGTGGAATCACTGGGATGTCGCACTCAATCTCGAACAACTCGCTCAGCACAAAAAGCCTAACCATCAACAGAATCAGGGCCAGGGAAGCTCTCCAGGAAACCGGCACTGGTCTGAACGAGTACCacccatcctcctcctctccgccGAAAATGATGAGGTGATCCCGCCCTGGGTGGCGGACCAGCTTGAACATAGAGGAAGAGATTTTGGACTGGACATTGTTCGAGTGAACGTCAAGGGGGCGATGCATATTGAGGCGCCGCTGAAGGGGGATGGAAGGGCCGCGTTGGTTGAATTCATCAGGCGGGTA GTTAATCGTGATAAGCACCTA ATTGGGAACAGACCGGTATTACGACTGTATCTTTACGAAGTAAATGGGAGCACTCGTCCTAATGGGTTAGATCCCTCATTGCGACCTAAGAAAGTAAACTACAGGGCAGACTAG
- a CDS encoding endonuclease/exonuclease/phosphatase family protein (transcript_id=CADANIAT00009446), whose amino-acid sequence MKIFATVLSLALPAAAVTISEINGNAFLSPFNGESVSGVEGLVTAIGGEGFFLRSTNPDSDDATSESIYVYGNSSVSKVSVGDIITLSGKVSEYRSSDDYLYLTEITSPSSIVVKSSGNEVTPVVIGKDRSPPTEEYSSLDTGDVLAVPNNVSQISVDNPVLQPDKYGMDFWESLSGELVSLTGVTLITKPNQYGDVFVRGDWAVTGLNGHGGLTQTEKDSNPEAIKIGTPLDGTSNSDSSKVGDTVEDVTGVVQWNYGQYMVLPLTALKVTGSNDTTASPSALTGDGTCEALAIGSYNVENLTPTSDNIEAIADHIANYLNGPAIMCLQEIQDNTGATDDGVVDANVTLSTLAELISAAGGPDYDFTEIAPIDGEDGGEPGGNIRVAYLYDPTIVQLHNPNPGTSTDANEVQSGPELKYNPGLIDPTNEAWEASRKPLVAAWETVDGKNTFYTINVHFTSKGGGSYLQGDERPPVNGGVEQRTAQAEVVASFITSILEEDASAKILTTGDFNEFTFAAPLKTFVSASGLQDLDEVVGVDPLERYTYIYDSNHEQLDHMFVSEALAEGARMEHVHVNTWVNYDDAPSDHDPSVAVLNVCE is encoded by the exons ATGAAGATTTTCGCGACTGTGCTGTCCCTGGCCCTGCCCGCCGCGGCAGTGACCATCAGCGAGATCAATGGCAATGCATTCCTCTCTCCGTTTAACGGCGAAAGTGTCTCTGGCGTGGAAGGCCTGGTAACAGCCATAGGCGGAGAGGGTTTCTTCCTTCGCTCGACAAACCCTGACTCCGACGATGCTACGTCCGAGTCCATCTATGTCTACGGAAACAGCTCTGTCTCCAAAGTCAGCGTGGGCgacatcatcaccctcagcGGAAAGGTGTCTGAGTATCGCTCTTCAGACGACTACCTGTACCTGACGGAGATCACCTCCCCGTCCAGTATTGTCGTGAAGTCTAGTGGGAATGAAGTAACGCCCGTCGTGATTGGAAAAGACCGCTCGCCCCCGACAGAAGAGTATTCTAGCCTTGATACTGGCGATGTCCTTGCCGTGCCGAACAACGTCAGTCAGATCTCTGTCGATAACCCGGTTCTCCAGCCCGATAAATACGGGATGGACTTTTGGGAGAGTCTCAGTGGCGAGCTTGTCTCGCTTACTGGCGTGACTCTCATCACCAAGCCGAACCAGTATGGCGATGTCTTTGTGCGCGGTGACTGGGCCGTAACTGGGCTAAACGGGCATGGTGGCTTGACACAGACGGAAAAAG ACTCCAACCCTGAAGCAATTAAAATCGGTACACCCCTCGACGGAACGAGCAACTCGGACTCGTCAAAGGTCGGCGATACCGTTGAAGACGTTACCGGCGTCGTGCAGTGGAATTACGGCCAGTACATGGTCCTTCCGTTGACAGCCCTAAAAGTAACTGGGTCAAACGACACGACCGCCTCTCCTTCAGCCTTAACCGGCGACGGAACGTGCGAGGCCCTTGCGATCGGCTCGTACAATGTGGAGAACCTGACGCCTACATCTGACAACATTGAGGCTATCGCAGACCACATCGCCAACTACCTCAACGGGCCGGCGATCATGTGCCTGCAAGAAATCCAGGACAACACCGGTGCAACAGACGATGGCGTCGTTGATGCAAACGTCACGCTGTCCACGCTGGCGGAACTCATCTCCGCCGCCGGCGGCCCAGACTACGACTTCACCGAGATCGCTCCTAtcgacggcgaagacggcggcgAACCGGGTGGGAATATCCGTGTCGCATACCTGTACGATCCAACGATCGTGCAGCTGCACAACCCAAACCCAGGCACATCCACCGATGCAAACGAGGTCCAGTCGGGCCCGGAGCTGAAATACAACCCCGGTCTCATTGACCCGACCAATGAAGCGTGGGAGGCATCCCGCAAGCCCCTCGTCGCAGCGTGGGAGACAGTTGACGGCAAGAATACGTTCTACACCATCAACGTCCATTTCACGAGCAAGGGTGGCGGCTCATACCTGCAAGGCGATGAGCGTCCGCCCGTAAACGGGGGCGTTGAGCAACGCACCGCGCAGGCCGAAGTTGTCGCT TCCTTCATCACctccatccttgaagaagacgcCTCGGCCAAAATCCTCACAACCGGTGACTTCAACGAGTTCACCTTCGCGGCGCCGCTCAAGACATTCGTCTCGGCTTCTGGACTCCAAGACCTCGACGAGGTGGTCGGGGTAGACCCACTAGAACGCTACACGTATATCTATGACAGTAACCACGAGCAGCTGGACCATATGTTTGTTTCTGAGGCGTTGGCGGAAGGGGCGCGCATGGAACATGTCCATGTTAATACGTGGGTCAATTATGATGACGCGCCGTCGGATCATGATCCGTCTGTGGCTGTCCTGAATGTTTGTGAATGA
- a CDS encoding uncharacterized protein (transcript_id=CADANIAT00009449) → MSPATSFPAVSCILNPIEMKNRLATAAPNLSFRVPSSSSPLISASIHSVTFAIADPSSGEWYIVPLQVHYRQWATWPYVQVFYWPVIL, encoded by the exons ATGTCCCCCGCAACATCCTTTCCCGCGGTAAGCTGCATCCTCAATCCAATCGAGATGAAGAACAGACTGGCTACCGCTGCGCCCAATCTCAGTTTTCGTGTCCCAAGCAGCAGTAGCCCGCTGATAAGCGCGTCGATCCACAGCGTGACTTTTGCAATTGCCGACCCATCGTCGGGCGAATGGTACATCGTACCCTTACAAGTACACTACA GGCAGTGGGCAACATGGCCCTATGTTCAAGTCTTTTACTGGCCAGTCATATTATAG